In a single window of the Litorilituus sediminis genome:
- a CDS encoding DUF3466 family protein: MKQFAKRVLALGVSSALSIGMAASVHAATYKVVDKGAVGELKYTYAQHQNHNGEMAISGAKSYNLPVQFDYLDEQNFQDIEEYANAYHERTHGLEDIEDYDAMVAGNPTANDLAWVVRWLQDTSRGAGSRSNELVYEYQRIIDFVAMTHLGKEGSQSEQFVIFDQVFEGTDQLTRSTVDIIAGITDSGVAYGSGTAPYLPMEPFTDSNGNIRNFWLREFGQRGFFSYDNGAQVLPVVPAETQYGGGLSAVIDVNENGSAVGFMSYKLNENTVEYIQDETGGCADPDILDDIPYEICVQNLQTNMYHMMAYKASLSPDGSVEVEQLGLLIEPHPDDERPHSSYATAVNNSGVAVGYASGWYDEEVTSPAVDQRSYGSYAVMYKDGEVFDFNQKNNRFLGRGVVISKANDINDKGIAVGYRYDDAVVKKLFYVDTTKPKEEMELITHPGFFTTSDTTAYAINESGLIVGDGEIESHNDSTSNPRRTAAFLYDSINGSFKNVNNLIGCDSPYTIIQARDINDENVISATAIIKVQRLDSKGQPMLDENGNPELEDVVRAVTLEPTDGEEESCEIEEDKVERQGASTSVFTVLSLFGLLALRRRIFN; encoded by the coding sequence ATGAAGCAATTTGCAAAAAGAGTATTAGCACTGGGTGTTTCTAGTGCATTAAGTATTGGTATGGCCGCTAGCGTCCATGCCGCCACTTATAAAGTAGTAGATAAAGGTGCAGTGGGTGAGTTGAAGTATACCTATGCGCAGCATCAAAATCATAATGGTGAAATGGCAATATCAGGCGCAAAATCATATAACTTGCCAGTGCAATTTGATTATTTAGATGAACAAAATTTTCAAGATATTGAAGAATATGCAAACGCATATCATGAGCGGACTCATGGGCTTGAAGATATAGAGGATTACGATGCCATGGTGGCGGGTAATCCAACGGCCAATGACTTAGCTTGGGTTGTACGTTGGTTACAAGATACAAGTAGGGGAGCCGGTAGTCGGAGTAATGAGTTAGTTTATGAGTACCAAAGAATTATTGACTTTGTTGCTATGACACATTTAGGAAAGGAAGGTTCACAAAGTGAGCAGTTTGTTATTTTTGATCAGGTATTTGAAGGTACAGATCAATTAACTCGCTCTACCGTTGATATTATTGCTGGTATTACCGACTCAGGCGTGGCTTACGGTTCTGGCACTGCACCTTATTTGCCTATGGAGCCTTTTACTGATAGTAACGGTAATATTCGTAACTTTTGGCTTAGAGAATTTGGTCAGCGTGGCTTCTTCTCTTATGATAACGGTGCGCAGGTCTTACCTGTAGTTCCTGCTGAGACGCAATATGGTGGTGGCTTATCAGCAGTTATTGATGTAAATGAGAATGGCTCAGCGGTTGGCTTTATGAGTTATAAACTCAATGAGAATACAGTTGAGTATATCCAAGATGAAACGGGTGGTTGTGCAGATCCGGATATTCTAGATGATATACCTTATGAAATTTGCGTTCAGAATTTGCAGACTAATATGTATCACATGATGGCTTATAAGGCCTCATTAAGTCCAGACGGTTCGGTGGAGGTTGAGCAGCTAGGTTTGTTAATTGAGCCACATCCAGATGATGAAAGACCACATTCATCTTATGCAACTGCGGTGAATAATTCTGGTGTAGCGGTAGGTTATGCTAGTGGCTGGTATGATGAAGAGGTTACTTCTCCAGCAGTAGATCAACGCAGTTACGGCTCTTATGCTGTTATGTATAAAGATGGGGAAGTATTCGACTTTAACCAAAAGAACAATCGTTTTTTAGGCCGGGGTGTGGTGATTTCTAAGGCCAATGATATTAATGATAAAGGTATCGCAGTAGGTTATCGCTATGACGATGCAGTCGTAAAAAAACTCTTTTATGTCGATACGACTAAGCCAAAAGAAGAAATGGAATTGATCACTCACCCTGGCTTTTTTACAACGTCAGATACTACCGCTTATGCTATTAATGAAAGTGGCCTAATTGTAGGTGACGGTGAAATTGAAAGTCATAATGATAGCACTAGTAATCCACGTAGAACCGCGGCATTTTTGTACGATAGTATTAATGGTAGTTTTAAAAACGTGAATAACTTAATTGGTTGTGATAGCCCGTATACTATCATACAAGCACGTGATATTAATGATGAGAATGTGATTTCGGCAACGGCTATTATTAAAGTGCAGCGCTTAGATTCAAAAGGGCAACCAATGTTGGATGAAAATGGCAATCCAGAGCTTGAAGATGTTGTGCGAGCAGTAACACTAGAGCCAACCGATGGTGAAGAAGAAAGTTGCGAGATAGAAGAAGATAAAGTAGAACGTCAAGGCGCAAGTACCAGTGTATTTACTGTCCTGTCTTTATTTGGCTTGTTAGCTTTGCGCCGTCGCATATTTAATTAA
- the uup gene encoding ATP-binding cassette ATPase Uup has translation MELIRITKAELAFGEDNILDKTELRINSGERVCLVGRNGAGKSSLLKVLMAKQALDDGQMIISNDVRLGMLEQDPPESCDLTIFDYVAQGVEQNAELIKRYHALVHLVTEDASEANMAKLAQVQEELEKANAWQDEQRIEQVLSKLALEADKKVSDLSGGWLRKLALAKALVTDPDVLLLDEPTNHLDIKSVLWLEQFLKDFAGTIVFISHDRAFIRGLATRIVDLDRGKLTSYPGNYDLYIEQKQHDLQVEATQNALFDKRLAEEETWIRQGIKARRTRNEGRVRALEKLRVERQKRREVKHQSDINISHGDRSGKLVFECEHLSMAFGEGDKRKTIINDLSLLISRGDRLALIGANGTGKSTLIKLLMEQLKPTSGKMRVGVNLDIAYFDQHRDALDPNKTVQDTVAEGKQDITVNGRTRHVLGYLQDFLFSPKRARTPVRALSGGEKNRLLLARLFLKPSNFLILDEPTNDLDIETLELLEEVVANYAGTVILVSHDRDFVNNCVNSCLYFDGSGYINHIVGGYDDVDSYLAQKEQQRQAQLSDAKNKEQQAEATKAKPESKTKPVKKKLSYKETRELEELPQVIDDLETLIASLQAQINQADFFSQDPQQSQKILNQLAESESKLDLAYTRWQELDEL, from the coding sequence ATGGAATTAATTAGAATTACCAAGGCAGAATTGGCCTTTGGCGAAGATAATATACTCGATAAAACAGAGCTTCGCATAAATAGTGGTGAGCGAGTTTGTTTGGTTGGCCGCAATGGCGCAGGCAAGTCATCGCTACTTAAAGTGTTAATGGCAAAGCAAGCGCTAGATGATGGCCAAATGATCATTTCTAATGATGTTCGCCTTGGCATGCTAGAGCAAGACCCGCCAGAGTCATGTGATTTAACCATTTTTGATTATGTTGCCCAAGGAGTGGAGCAAAATGCTGAGCTCATTAAGCGATATCACGCCTTAGTTCACTTGGTGACTGAAGATGCCAGTGAAGCGAATATGGCTAAATTGGCGCAAGTACAAGAAGAGTTGGAAAAAGCCAACGCTTGGCAAGATGAGCAGCGTATTGAACAGGTACTAAGCAAGCTAGCACTTGAAGCAGATAAAAAAGTTAGTGACTTATCCGGTGGCTGGTTAAGAAAATTGGCTTTAGCAAAAGCGCTAGTAACCGATCCTGATGTGTTGTTGCTAGATGAGCCAACCAACCATTTAGATATTAAATCCGTATTGTGGCTTGAACAATTTTTAAAAGACTTTGCCGGTACTATCGTTTTTATTAGTCACGATAGGGCGTTTATTCGGGGCTTAGCAACACGTATTGTTGATCTAGACCGTGGTAAATTGACAAGTTACCCAGGAAATTACGACCTCTACATAGAGCAAAAACAGCACGATTTGCAAGTAGAAGCGACACAAAATGCCTTGTTCGATAAACGCTTAGCTGAAGAAGAAACCTGGATAAGGCAGGGAATTAAAGCAAGACGAACCCGTAACGAAGGCCGTGTACGTGCCTTAGAAAAGTTGCGCGTGGAACGGCAAAAGCGTCGTGAAGTAAAACATCAAAGTGATATCAATATTTCCCATGGCGATCGCTCAGGTAAATTGGTGTTTGAATGTGAACATTTATCTATGGCCTTTGGTGAGGGAGATAAACGAAAAACCATCATCAATGATTTAAGTTTACTGATTAGCCGCGGCGATAGGTTGGCGCTAATTGGTGCTAATGGTACCGGTAAGTCAACGTTAATAAAGCTATTAATGGAGCAGTTAAAGCCAACGTCAGGCAAAATGCGTGTTGGGGTTAATTTAGATATTGCCTATTTTGATCAGCATAGAGACGCATTAGACCCAAATAAAACCGTACAAGATACGGTGGCTGAAGGTAAGCAAGATATCACAGTCAATGGTAGAACCCGACATGTTTTGGGCTATTTGCAAGATTTCTTATTTAGTCCAAAACGCGCGAGAACACCAGTAAGGGCATTATCAGGTGGTGAAAAGAACCGATTATTGTTAGCACGCTTATTTTTAAAGCCGAGTAATTTTCTTATTCTCGATGAGCCAACCAATGACTTAGATATAGAAACATTGGAGCTTTTAGAAGAAGTCGTTGCAAATTATGCTGGAACCGTTATTTTAGTAAGCCATGATCGCGACTTTGTAAATAATTGCGTAAATAGCTGTTTATATTTTGATGGTAGCGGCTATATCAATCACATTGTTGGTGGTTATGATGATGTTGATAGCTATTTAGCGCAAAAAGAGCAGCAAAGGCAGGCGCAGCTATCAGACGCTAAAAATAAAGAGCAGCAAGCGGAAGCAACAAAAGCCAAGCCAGAAAGTAAAACTAAGCCGGTAAAGAAAAAGCTTTCTTATAAAGAAACACGAGAATTAGAGGAACTGCCGCAAGTTATTGATGATTTAGAAACATTAATCGCATCTTTACAAGCGCAGATAAATCAAGCTGACTTTTTCAGTCAAGATCCGCAGCAGAGTCAAAAAATATTGAACCAGCTTGCAGAAAGTGAGTCAAAGCTTGACCTTGCTTATACGCGCTGGCAAGAATTAGACGAATTATAA
- a CDS encoding glutaredoxin family protein: MIVKKFNLYGSEGCHLCEQALAICLPLIPADELAQIDIIEQESVPHEQASLVELYGVHIPVLERLSDNKKLFWPFDVEQVAGLL, from the coding sequence ATGATAGTAAAAAAGTTTAATCTTTATGGTAGCGAAGGCTGTCACTTGTGTGAGCAGGCATTAGCAATTTGTTTACCGCTTATCCCTGCCGATGAACTCGCGCAAATTGATATTATTGAACAAGAAAGTGTGCCCCATGAACAAGCTAGCTTAGTTGAGCTATATGGCGTTCATATTCCTGTGTTAGAAAGGTTGTCTGATAATAAAAAGTTGTTTTGGCCGTTTGATGTTGAACAAGTGGCGGGATTATTATAA
- the rlmKL gene encoding bifunctional 23S rRNA (guanine(2069)-N(7))-methyltransferase RlmK/23S rRNA (guanine(2445)-N(2))-methyltransferase RlmL: MQQFLALTSPGIEVLLADEVTQLGGEQVVQKPEGVYFSASLSVGYHISLWTRLATRILVKIAEGDAKNKEQLFSVASEVNWPDHFTSTTSFAIDFVGYSDEIRNSQFGALTVKDAIVDQFREQGLERPDVDKKAPGISFQARLLKDVVSIYLDFSGRGLFQRGYRQNTGAAPLKENLAAALILRSGWLNDTSKPLVDPMCGSGTILIEAVSMAAKQAPGIDRAYWGFDAWLMHDEACWQEQLDNAIAASNDAMADFNVKVFGIDIDSRVLKTAQQNARNANLQRFIEFSCKDTNKMNNTFGQAGTILFNPPYGERIGELPELVESFVLFGQKLKAQFIDWRVAILTANIELLAMLKLSSTKRYKFKNGPLDCQLALYDINEKQLAKDAANPQASFAEQDSAFANRLKKNRKSLKGWLKSSQIECYRLYDGDIPEYNVAVDVYGEYLVIQEYAAPKSIDTDKANKRLQEVIYWAPKVLEVPTNKVVLKTRAKQKGSNQYQKLDKSKQAITVNEHGALFKVNLWDYLDTGLFLDHRKTRQIVAKKAKGKSLLNLFAYTGSVSVQAALHGAESVTTVDMSNTYLNWAQDNFALNKLSGHKYQFIQANCLEWLKCNSQKFDLIFIDPPTFSNSKRMEDSFDVQRDHIALITDALKSLSYGGEIFFTNNKRNFKMDFDALSALGLQAKALSDVTRDKDFARNKHIHNSWSITQNITE; encoded by the coding sequence ATGCAACAATTTTTAGCGCTAACTTCTCCAGGTATTGAAGTTTTATTAGCAGATGAAGTCACCCAGCTTGGCGGCGAACAAGTCGTACAAAAGCCTGAAGGGGTTTACTTTTCTGCCTCACTATCTGTGGGTTATCATATATCTTTATGGACTCGTTTAGCGACTCGTATCTTAGTTAAAATTGCTGAAGGTGATGCGAAAAATAAAGAACAGTTATTCAGTGTTGCCAGTGAGGTAAATTGGCCAGACCATTTTACTAGCACGACTAGCTTTGCTATTGATTTTGTTGGCTATAGTGATGAAATTCGTAATAGCCAATTTGGTGCGCTAACCGTTAAAGATGCTATTGTTGATCAGTTTAGAGAACAAGGCTTAGAGCGTCCAGATGTTGATAAAAAAGCACCTGGCATTAGCTTTCAAGCACGTTTATTAAAAGACGTTGTTAGCATTTACCTTGATTTTTCTGGTCGAGGACTATTTCAGCGTGGTTACAGACAAAATACTGGTGCCGCGCCGCTAAAAGAAAACCTTGCCGCAGCACTTATTTTACGATCAGGTTGGCTTAATGATACCAGCAAACCTTTGGTTGACCCTATGTGTGGCTCAGGCACGATATTAATTGAAGCGGTTTCTATGGCAGCAAAACAAGCGCCAGGCATTGATAGAGCTTACTGGGGCTTTGATGCTTGGCTAATGCATGATGAAGCGTGTTGGCAAGAGCAGCTTGATAATGCCATTGCTGCATCAAATGATGCTATGGCTGATTTTAATGTCAAAGTATTTGGTATTGATATTGATTCTCGCGTGTTAAAAACAGCGCAGCAAAATGCGCGCAACGCTAATTTACAGCGTTTTATTGAGTTTAGCTGTAAAGATACCAATAAAATGAATAACACCTTTGGTCAAGCAGGTACCATCTTATTTAACCCGCCCTATGGTGAGCGAATTGGTGAATTACCTGAATTAGTTGAAAGCTTTGTTTTATTTGGTCAGAAATTAAAAGCACAATTTATTGACTGGCGTGTGGCGATATTAACGGCGAACATTGAGTTGCTGGCAATGTTGAAGCTTTCAAGTACTAAGCGCTATAAATTTAAAAATGGTCCGCTTGATTGTCAATTAGCGCTTTACGATATCAATGAAAAGCAGTTAGCAAAAGATGCCGCCAACCCTCAGGCGAGCTTTGCCGAGCAAGATAGTGCTTTTGCCAATAGATTAAAGAAAAACCGTAAGAGCTTAAAAGGCTGGCTTAAATCAAGCCAAATAGAGTGCTACCGCTTATACGATGGCGATATTCCTGAATACAATGTCGCGGTTGATGTTTATGGTGAGTACCTAGTTATTCAAGAATATGCCGCGCCAAAATCAATTGATACCGATAAGGCTAATAAACGTTTGCAAGAAGTGATTTATTGGGCGCCTAAGGTGCTTGAAGTACCTACTAATAAAGTGGTTTTAAAAACACGAGCAAAACAAAAAGGTAGCAATCAATACCAAAAGCTAGATAAATCAAAACAAGCGATTACTGTGAATGAGCACGGTGCTTTATTTAAAGTGAACTTATGGGATTATCTCGATACGGGCTTGTTTTTAGATCACCGAAAAACCAGGCAAATTGTCGCTAAAAAAGCCAAAGGTAAGTCGTTATTAAATTTATTTGCCTATACTGGCTCTGTTTCGGTGCAGGCGGCATTACATGGCGCTGAATCGGTTACCACAGTTGATATGTCTAATACTTACTTAAATTGGGCACAAGATAATTTTGCCTTAAATAAGTTGTCTGGTCATAAATATCAATTTATTCAAGCAAACTGTTTAGAGTGGTTAAAGTGTAATAGCCAGAAATTTGATTTAATTTTTATTGATCCGCCGACCTTTTCAAATTCAAAGCGCATGGAAGACAGTTTTGATGTGCAACGTGATCACATTGCTTTGATTACTGATGCATTAAAGTCGTTAAGCTATGGTGGTGAAATATTTTTCACTAATAATAAGCGCAACTTTAAGATGGACTTTGATGCCTTATCAGCACTAGGGCTACAAGCAAAAGCGTTATCCGATGTTACGCGCGATAAAGATTTTGCTCGCAATAAACATATACATAATAGCTGGTCTATTACACAAAACATTACAGAGTAA